A segment of the Anopheles cruzii chromosome 2, idAnoCruzAS_RS32_06, whole genome shotgun sequence genome:
ggttcccGTGTGTGACCCTTCTCCAGTCTgctggccctgctgctgctgctgctgctgctgctgctgctgctgtctaTCAACCGCACCTCAGTGGGGTTcctcacacgcacgcacgtgcaAGGCTGCGCTGCGTCCGTGGGCTCGCTGGTGTGCGTAACACACACGCTACCCGCTCTCCGACGTTCGGttggttcctttttccttcctttcttcgGCTCGGGGCCCTTTGGACCTCGACCCGCGTTCCCAGGCACCCGGAACAAGGACGGCAAAAGGTGCTGCTGTGCccaccagcgtgtgtgtgcttcagGAAGTGATcagctcgacgacgacgactggacGGACAGGGGTTCCACGGGGAAGCAACGCTGCTCACCGGTGCGGGACGCGCACCAAACGCGACCGGGGGGGATACAGAAAGGAGCCAGAGGTGTGGTGTacagcaccgcagcagcagcagcagtcaaaATGCTGCCGCGGCGCGTGATAAGAGGACAGCGCGATCGGACAGCCGGACAAGGGACAAGGGCCGCTACTTCAACCGCGAGCACTCAGAGAGAATGGAGAGCGTTGGCACGTCGGTGATCctggccgccgcggccgaTGTGCACTTTGCAACTGCAGAACCCCAGATGGCAGCGATCAGATCTTCGATGGTATCGAAATGCAAAATAAGGATAATGATGTAAAGAGGAATAACCCGAGCAAAGGATTTGATTTGAACTTGTCTACATTCTTTGAAACGAGCTTCGAAGCAGCTTTCGAACCCAGGGGGACAGTTGTTGGGTACCAAGGACACCATTCGATGACAACCACCGTTTTACATACACCGACCACCAGAATAAACAAGCTCCATGCCGGAACTTTCCTTCTTCTGCATCAAGCGCTAAAGCGCAATCGAATTCCTGTTGGCTACGTTATTTATGGTCAGCAGATTTAGGTACATATTGTGTTTACGTGTTATTGTGTTCTGGAATCTAAGGATCTTGGTTCCAGAAGCCGCCACCATCTGCGGTAAACAATTTGGAAGCGGATACCTAATAATGTCCATCGATACGgaccggtccgttcttctaagattaagAAAAACCTAATAATGTCGGACAGATAACATCCTTTaagtttttattcaaattcggTTTGCAAAAGTCCTAGGTCTCTGATCGCACAAAGCCTAGCGAGGTTGAATAGTTGGTTAGAAAAGAGCTAACTTTTGTCTCAGACTTTGGATACAATCGCAGAATTGTAACATAGTAAAAAGGGCAGATTCCCGAAAAAGGACAATTTATGTTTGGAAAAAGGGGAAATAGAGGATAATGTCCACTTCAGACTTTCATAGGTTGCCCTTCGTTGCCTTTcatgtttattaaattcaCGCGATTTTAGACTGCTCGACTGCGTTCGATAGAGGATTTGTCCGCGATATCATTCGTTTGTGTGAAATTGTTTGTAAAATGTTAGTGCAAATAACATATGTATAAAATTGCTTAAATGTTAAGCACTCAAACGGTCCTAATCTGCAGAACGTTTATTCGAATGCTCGAGTACAAACACTACCATTAGTCTATTATTTTTCGACAAAAAGAATTCATCGACCCCAATCTGTACaataattttaaacgaaacaagCACTCCTTCCTGCCAGGCGGTGAACCTTTCCCTCCGAGCTAGTTCGTCTAGCGAGGGAAACCCCGGGACGGCTCCCCCATCAGCTAGACACCTCCGCGATCCTTAGCGAAAAGTCGGTggaaagtgttaaaaaaatgttgatCATTCTCGGAGGACCCTCTGGCTAATGGTACCTGTGGCAATGGTTGAACGGATTCCTCGCGCCTTATCAATCGCTTGCTTCTAGGGGACCGAACCGGGGCTGCTACTGCTACCGCTAATGACCGTTTGTTTTAGGTTCATGATTTCAGAACCGAACGGTcgacctgtgtgtgtgtgtgtatctttCCCATGTGGACCTGTAGCGAAAGTCTCATTAAGGAGAGACCAATTAGAACAATTATGCGCACCGGGCCGTAACGGGCTCCCTATTCGCGCCACCGACGGAAGGAGCAACTTCCGCACTATCCGCAGCACATCCGCTACACCGGTGAAGTGTGGAGGATGGGCTTGTGCTATttgatgtttaattttattaatataTTTCAAGTGGCTACTTAAAAAGGCGCAAAATTACGCAACGATCACAGCTTAAACCGGgccaaatggaatggaatgtgtGGTTGTGAAgttgtgaaaataatttgagCCTAATTAAGCTTGCCAATCGACTTGGCCAGTTTTAATAGGTTTTGGTAAACGTTTCGGGTGATCCTAGTTGATCCTGCGAGGAAGAACAACCCAACCGTACAGCTACTATGCCATTTCGCGATTCATTGCCTTTGAGTCCGATCCGAACGATCCGTTAAACGTTAAAATCGACGAAACTATCCTGAGAGCAAAAAATAACCTTCTCAGGAAATGTACCGACAAACCATTCTTCCGTTCATCATTTCATTCcaaaatgaaaatgttaattaTAGACGTTTCTGTGACGGAGTCCATCGAGAACATCTAATTTAGGACCATCGCTCGTCATGCAATCAGCAGTGAAAAAATCGATATTCCATGACcaaaaaaagtattttttattgaattccGTTGTGATCAGAAAGGAAAGGCAGGACTAGAAAAGAGTAGCATAAAAATTTAGTGTATACTGTTAAAAAATactttcgaaaaagctttcACCttacgtttttttatttcgaaaagCTTCTCGTTAAGCTTTTTGTATGATTCAAGATTTTCCTTTAACCCAACTTTACacttttaattttacacttttgACAAAAATCTTTACACAACACAACCACTGGATGGTTTTTAGAGAATTTCAGATTGTTTATTTGACGGACTACTGTTTATCCACAACTGACATACTTTTTCTTACAACTGCTGGAAGGTTTTGGAATCCCCTATACTACTCTCTAACGGCAAAACCAAACGATTCGAGAAGCAACGaattaaacaacaaaattTGATTCACACTGTAGATGTTGTTACACTGTAGATTTTATTTAGCATTACTTGTTGCGAGCTCAAATAAAGTGCCCCAGATGTTGGAAAGCAGCTTCACGGCATGGTCGACTCCAGTCGCGGCCAAACGATAGCTTCGATCCAGTCCAGAAAGGAGGCCACTCGGTTGAACACCTCCACCTGTACATTACAGTCATCGATGTGGACCGTTGGCATACCGACCACGTAGACCGTGTTGCCCAGCACCATAAACAGTGGCCCGGAGGATCGAGCTTCGCAAAAGTCGATAAGCGTTCGATTTTGCCGATCCTTCACACACACCTGCGACTCCGTCACACCGCGATCCAGCTCCTGCACCGCCGTCTTGGCGTTTGCCAATTCTTCCCGACACTCCTTCCGGGTCACCGTCGGTAATTCGAGCCACCGGAATGCCGCATTTTGCTCTGCAAGGACATCACATAACACAAACAGTCTCAGATGGATGAACTCAGATCACAAGGTCCAATTCCAGCTTACCGGGCTGATATCTGAACCACTCGCCCAGGTACAGCTGATCACTTCGCAGCTTGGGTTCGGACCAGAGACACGCAATCATGCTCTGCCCGTTGGCTGACACAGTGTCACGGCTTAAGAGGAGAAAGCTCAAGGTTAGTAAGCATATTGACGAGTCCCCTGCAATAGTATAAAGCGTCTCACATTGAGTTGCGTAGCTTCACGATGGCCATGTTGTAGTACGCCGGCTGGTCGTCCAGCTTGGGATGATAGAAGATCTTGCTCACATACCGGCGACCGTTTTCATAGAAGAACACTTGTTCCTCTTCCATGATCACAAACATATGGCTCGACGGGTGATCGTCTGACGGTTGCATTTGCTTAAGGCACAGCGCAGAAGCCAGCAAGGAATCGGCACTGACGAAGACAGCAGGACAGAAGAACGGCTCTTCGGtagaaaatattttcacctACGACGGTCCCGTTGGGGTTTAGCATTCAGGATGCAAGAGGAAAGAACCAGACCATACACATGACTTACCGGGAACATGTAGTTTGACTGAGGGCACTCTGTGTATCCGAGAAAATGGGGCATTATTTGAAAATCACCGCTGGGTTACTGGGTAAACTTCTGGTACTACTAACACCACAGACTGAGAGCGATACTTACTTTTCAAGGCCGGTCTCAGATGGTTGGGATGATCGTTGTTGAACAATCGCAGTGCATGGTAACGCGTTGGATCGACCGAACTCACTTGGCTAATGTTGAACGTCTTCCGAGGATCGGCACCGCATACCGATGCCACTAGGCACACTATTACCGTGTAAAACAGACTCATTTTAAAGCAATAGGATTGTGGTTTCCTCCGGCACAGTTGAAATTGAACTGAAACGATCGTTGCCAGTCTCGAGCCATTTTCATCAGATGCCACGGGAAGCCAGTGAACTTGTTATCATTTTTTGCAACAGGTTAATGCTCATCACCAGCTGATCCTTATCAATCCAAGCTTGTTGGTCAGATCGGTACATTCCACGGTGCCTGCCAGATGTAATGTTTCAATATTTGCTACAAAATAGTGTTTCATTTCTACTGTAAAATTATATAAGAAAAGTTAACCTTTTGCTAAAACCGTCGCGAGAAAATTTTAACACGGTTGAATGATACGATTGATCTCTAAATTGTGTATCAACCCAAGGTAAATGCATCCACAGGCCTATTATCATATATTATAAAGCCATATCATCAGAAACCCTTCTAGACGGTCATTAATCATTAATCATTTCTCCGGTTGTCACGTCTGTAATTTACCCGTGAACCTTTCTTCAATCCGTGGCTTACCGTACAGCAGGTTGTGCCAATTGTTCAGCTCCGATGCAATTCCGCCGCCGCTATTGCTTCGTGGCTGAACCTGCGAGGGTTAGTTAGGCCGTTTGGCCACGCAGCTGACAGCTACATACGCTACCGAAAACACGTTGACCAACGCACAACAGGGTACCTTCATGGTCAAATGGCCAAAGTAATCCTTTGTGGGCTCGGAAGAAGCATACATTATTaacttaaaataaattaaataattgcATATTAAATGCAATTGGATACTCGCTGCAATTGGATACATGCAATGCAGCGATTGAACTGCCGTCGTACTATCGGTCGAAGATTTTTAAACATTATCatcgaaaacaaatatttctaATTTTTGACATCGCCGATTCCCATAGTCCAGCAACACGCAAAAGGTTTCGCGATCGCCACTATGCAATTACCAGGGCCAAACCGTTGCCATGAGGAGAAATTTCCACATTAACTTCCCCGCGCCAATATGAGATGTGGCATGTAACGATATTGTAATGTAAAGGAGACTTTTATTCAGTCAACGTCCCGATCGGCCGAACTTTCGTTTGAGTTTATGTTAATTTTAGCTGTGACCCCGTGGCCGTTATACCTGTAAATTGTCTGCAGCGTGTAAGCTCTCTGCGCCTAGCTCGgtggaaaaaataaacggcATATGGCATATCCTGCTGCTATGCCTCGAGCGAAACTATTGTCGTGTCGTGTACGGATCGCGTCCGATAATTGCTCTACCTTCGCGGACGCGCttatcaatttttgttttactctCCCATCCGATAATGCATGGTGGCCTCTCTACGCcgggtgttgctgttgtcaTTAAATTGTATTTAACCGGGACACGTGCCCTTAAAATTATTATTCTCTATCTCGATGCATCCTTTCGGTATTCATCAACAGCATTATTcgaaacaaagcgaaacacaCGAAAGCGAGCGTCCTTGATGTGCCCCACATAGTCCTTGTCGCTATTACGAAACAGCAGCCGTGCATTATTGGGCATAACCCTTGAATTAGTGTGCAAAGGGGTACTCTTTTTTGTATGAGGAATATGGTAACGTTGACCGTTGAAGCGAGCCGCTTCACTCTTCGCGCCCGAGCCCCAACGAGATCGGATGACATCTGACCCACTTCTTGCAATCGTCTggcaattaattttaaataaattaattcataGTTTTGTGTTTACGGTTTActtataaaataaacaacatgGACATTTTTTATACCGAAACACCAAGAAGCAACGGATACGCAGTATTTTTTTAGAAAATGAAGTGAACGGAAGAAAGACATGGATGAACAAAAAAGAATACAGCGCGGTACGACTGCTACGAAGATTTTTGTGGAGCAGAATATTTTTACTATACAAAATGTAACACTAAATATATTTGCATTCAAAAAGCTTccaatcaattaaaaaataataatacactATTAGCCGTGGCTTgtattgattatttatttgaagaaCTTTGTTTTAATTCGTGACAGGGGTAACAAATTTAACAATTTCTGTGTCAACCCTTCCCATTGTCGTTATTTTTCTGGACGGTCTGGCAGGTGCTGGTCCCTTGGCAAATGTCCACGAGTCATGTTTCCAAATGTGTTGCAGTACAAACCTTAAACTAATGGCACGTGCAGCACGCTTAGGTTTTGTAGCTGATAAAAGCAGCAATAATTCCCCACCTGATGTCAATATGTTataaagataaaacaaaaaagccccTATAGTGTGCGAACTTCGGGCGAAAACGCGAGGGTCAACGGCTAAGGGTGTTGGGCGAATCGATAGCCATCGCAACGCAACCACCATATACGCACTCGTACAGTCGAAATTTGAACAACATACCCACATGCATTCGAATTACGGTCATCCATTCAACAACCTTCGACAGCCCATTCATCATGACGCGCTGTCACAGAGGAGGTCCTAGAGCGACGAACAATCACCTCGCTAGCTTTGTCAGAAGCCAGGAGCTCCTTTGTCGTAAAATAGATCACACTTCAAATCAACCAGCATCATCGGAACCAGACGCCGTTTAGCCGTATCCCTCAGGGCGCTCGCCACCACCAGGTGTGATACCTGGGAGGCTTCGAATAGGAAAAGGTGTCCATAGGTCAGTTCCAGCAAACAGTAGTCTCAGAGATACATAAGCGGAAAAATGGGAATCGAAAATCTTCTAGGAACTTTGTACATCTTTCAGTGATCAAAGAGATTACCCAATAGAGTTGGACCCAAGTTACGACGACGTTACGGTCGGAAGTTGTCACTTCAAATCAAAGAAATTACTACTGCTTCTTGATCCTGCTTGACCCTACAGTGAATCAATTCGTTAAATGCTCGTTCAAAGATTGATTTTAGAAATATAAAACATTTGTTAAACAGAAACTTTCTTCAACGACATACATTTTCGCGTTTGCTTgggttttgttatttttgttttcgaatcaAGCCAATATCGTGCCAAAGACGGCTACTTTTTCTCGTAGCTCTTAAGAACCCGTAACCCAAAGACGAGCCAAAGTCGGATTTATCTCGAACGTGGGTTAAAACCTCGAGCGCGTTCCGATGCGTTCCGGGGTGCATCACAATTCCGTTGGTAATTAGATTTTATTCGTTCGGGATTTAAAACCCCAGTACTcggaacccggacccggaattGTCTTTACGCACTCATCATACTTGCCCATCCCTAATCAGGGTGCAGCCTCGGGCTTATGGTTTTGGTTTGTGATCTTTCCATTCTAGAACTGTGGAACCTTTCACTAGGTTATCCTTCAGCTTCCAGCGCGTTCGTTTTCGACCCCTTCTTATCGTCTATTGATTCTTTCCCGAAACCGATTAACGGACCGTGTGCATTCTTCGATGCCGACCAGCTTCGCTCGGGGtctttctcgcttttcctTTCACGGAGGTAGCACAGTTGGATGCAGGCGTTCTGCTCGTGCATGCGGGTTGAATTGGATTAAATTAACTGGACACCTAGCGCATTTACCCcgcaaaaaaatgcaaattaatagACCGTTGCATTCTCCCAAAACTCACATTATATCTccgaagtggaaaacaaatatttacatGTGGCACCGTTGGCAAACAGGACAGGTGTCAATTAGTAATGCTGTTGGACCCTTCCGGGAAATATCATGTGCTGCTGTTTCAATAATGAAATTCGCAAAACAGTTCCATATGGATTGGTGTCAACCGCACGTTGATTTTCAGTGGTTATGTGattcttttcgcttcgccaCTGCAAACCACAGTGCTCCGATACAGAAGGTTTACTCATGATTTGATCGTATTCTGAATTTAATCTTATTTGAATTTAACGAATGTTATTAAAAGATACTTTAAATGATCATTCAATGGTAGCAATGGTTTACAATAACACTCACACAGGTTACAGAAACGGACACCGTTACTCAATGTTATACGGTTTCTATAAACTTTTGAACGGAGACTTAAGCACTGCAGACAGCAAACCCTTGGCCGCCGATGTTTGACCAAAACCTTACAACAGTTGAAACCTTACGACAGTTAAGTTGAAATTTATAAATCTTCAAATCTCTAAAACAATGTTACCTTATTTCTATACAAAAAACAGACCCTTTTTCTAAAGCATTCGAGCTTATTCGTCTACTTTCCCGTATGTGTTCCCGGTTACGGTGTTCTTTGGTCCAAAATCCCTATAAGCACTCAATTCTTACCATATCATTACTCAGGACACTTGTTTATCAGCGGTTGCTGCTTTTGAAGTTTACCGTCGCTGCCCTTTAATTATCCCTTTAACTAAGACCCACATTTGAGACATGGTGTGGTCCTAGAAAACGATACCAGAAGTCCATCTCCCACGAGGAGTCGAACAATATACGAAGTATTGAAGTAACGAGAGGCCTAATCATTCGTAATCTCCCTCAATGGAAAAACGCAGGTACATCTTCTCGGCACGCTTATTGTTTTGCCGGCAGACCAAGTTGATTGTAATGGACAGGATTTGGAATGCATTTCGGTCATCTGGATGTGGACCCTCGATTTGGCAGATTAGTGCTCCTGATTAGCGCTGGTTTATGTCAGTCGGTTTTGTACCCCGATAAGAACAGCACAAACGACATTCAGAAATGTCCGCCGAAGGCTGTTAACAATAACGTACATATTTACTGTGCGCATGACAGTGAGTCCTGAACATTTGCCCCCTATCGAAAAGGAAATGATTAAGAACTGTCGCATACTTATCAAAAGTTATGAACACCGGCAGTTGACCAAATAAAGCGTAATCTTAAATCACGCTCCCGGTTCTCTTCCGTGATTTTATGGGTTTCGTCCTTCGCCGCACCCTGTTACACATCCGATCGCCTGGCCCGTCACCGTACGCCTGGTGATTACTTTCCTCGTTCCTTCTTTCGTTCCCCTCCTTGCGatggccctttttttgtttcactttctcacCTAGCGACGGGCCGATATTGTCAAGGAGTAGCAGCGTACTGCCTATAAAAAaacacccggcacccggtcgccggtcgtgTGTTGCTCTTGGTTGGGCAGTCTCAGCTGAGAAAATGCAGGAAGTAATCCCTGGCCGGACGTTGAGGAGGACACGCTCGGTTCGGCACGGCTCGGCCCCATCCAGGCCGGGCACATCTGCAGGGTGGGTAGCCCAGGTAAGAATCGGGGCCTCGATCTTTCGAACCTTTCGGGAAAAGGGAAAGGTGTGCCAAGATGTGCAAAATGAAAACACGGCCTCACACGGCTCAAACGAGACAGCGCGGACAACTGGAGGGTCCCTAAGGCGACCCGAAGGGATTCAAGATTTGGTGCGCGCGCTCAAaatcaacgaaacgaaagaggaTCCCAAAACACCAAAACTGCTCCTGGATACGGTGCAGGGCTGTTTGGCCTTAGGGCCTTCGCGTTGTGGTAACCGAAATCAGTTTGCGTTCGTAGGTCAATGGGTACAGATTGCCGGGAATGAAAGTCGTTTCATCGTCAGGGACGACGTGGTTTCtgcctgtatgtgtgtggagTGAACGGTGTGTTACGCAGTCAGTTACGCATTGTGCTCAACCATATGCTCGACCGTGATTTTGGCGGCACTTCGGGCGGTCTGACGGATCCGGTGCTCTTCTCGTGGCTATTCCATTTCCACATCAAAAGTTCGGCAATTGTTGGTAAGTAGTGTTCTAAAGGTAGCAAACTATAGTGGTCAGGCCCTAGTGtttaagaaaagaaaaataaaagacATGCCATCAGTAATGACGACAGTGTTTACACTTTTGtggtaaaagaaaaagcaaatATGACTAACAAGCCCTTTCCATACGTACAAAAATGAAAGCTGATGGCTTACAAGTTTCATACGAAGACTACGCAAAATTAAGGTGTTTGAGGACTAACATGGTTTTAAAACTTAATACACTAATTTTCACTAACAGCATACGTTTTGACCGACTCACaggtttttttattaaaagGTGCGGTCATCGACACGAACAACTCGTTTTGCGAACAATTCAGCTACTTGAACAAGCTATCCCAACTTCTTTCTAACATTTCATTATTAACTCACAATGACAGTTTGTTAGTACTACTAAGGCTCCAGGCGCAATGTTAAAATAGTATTTTACACTGTATAGAATATTTTCTTTAATAACCCCCATTTTTATGTATCACACATCAACACCACACATCGAATAGTTGCGGTGACATCTTTTGTCTATAATAATAATGTCTATTTTTTACAGAGCCATGCTGAAGTGGGTGGTAACGCAAGGTCCACAAGCCAAATGCGCTGCCCAACGATCGTTCACGGATCTGCGGTGGGACAGTGGCAAAGATCATACTCGTTTACATGAACATCTTGATATCGAAAATAACAATGTACCCTCAATTATCGCTAACAGGAAAGGGTATCTTGTTAAAACACCAGTTACTGTGAGAAGATTAAGTCAACCGGATGAGCCCGAGGACATAGGAACAGCTTCGCCGACCACGCATTCAGTGTGTTATGCGCAGAACTCGCCACTGTCTTCCTTCGGCTACTTTCTAGTTCACGATTCCTCGTCACCCTTGAGCCGTGCGCCAAAACACGtctccaacagcagcactaTTATGTGTCCTATGTACAGTAAAACACCAAAATCTGTAGGCCGAAGGATCTACAGAACAACTAGTCGTCGCCGATTATCGAGCCTCCATATACGGGAACCAACGCAGATCGATTCACCAAGTTACCGGCCGGCGGATGATCCTGCGAATGACATATCGCAAGATCCGCTTGAACCGGATGCTGCCTACGATGTCGTCTGTAGAACACCGCAGTGGCAACAGGTTTGGGACATATTCGCCACAACGAACGAGCACTTTAACGAGAGAGAAATCAaaacaccggaagtggtggagCTTAGGAATGCGCCCTTGATGCGCCGCAAAGCAGTGCGTAGAAGAAAACCGGCACGGAGAGCGGCTGGTAAGGACCAACATTAGCCACACGGGTAGGAATCTGCTAGAATTTGTAACTAATACGGGAGAGCGACACAATCgtaatgaaataataaatcaataagGAAATTGCGAGGTGCTAAGTTGCTAACTGAATGTACAATAGGAAATGAGAGATTACGCCATTTATAATAGTTGAATAAACACGGCCTGTGGGAAACACCATAACACGTTTTCTGCAGTTCACAATAATGGTAGCtgatttaaatttcatttgaaGAATTTGGAGCAATCACAATCTCAGATCTCAGAAACAACTGTTTTAATGGTTACGGGGAagatttttccattttgtttgttttccaaaaattGTGAAAACCGTGGTTCAATGTGTTCCaccaaaattcaaattttttttaacacgATAGGCCATTTGTACTAAAAATCAACACATTCTAAATCAGATGCATCAGTAAGTAGCAAAATGAAAGTATGATGTACTTTTATGTGATATTTAAAACATATATTTAAATTGTCTTTGAATTTAAAGGGTTTGGCAAAGCAACCAGTTTGAAATTATTAGCCGAGAGTGAGAGGAAGAATAAGGAAAAGTTTTTGTACTAAACGTCGGTGTTGCTGTTTGCGCATCTGCAATTCAGGATCTCTATGAGCCGGCTGTCACAACACAACCGCAGctctttttttattccattctcCTTCACTTTGTTTGTAAACTGTACATAGCAACCATAGGATAAATGGGCAGGAGAATTGCATTTGAATCGGCTCTTTCGTAGTGCGGAGTTGTCGGATTGCAAAAATATCGCATTGTGTTATCGTACAAACTGTTAGGCGAAACATTctgaaaaatgtcttatgcACATTGGTTGCAATTGATCAGAAATGCAGAAAAAACTTCCAGTCTGCAGGGAAACGTGCGCCAAGTTCACTACCGTTTCCCAGACGGCCGAGAAATGGCCGAAGAATATAGTACGGAAACTGGCGTGATCATAAG
Coding sequences within it:
- the LOC128278699 gene encoding serine protease Hayan-like, with amino-acid sequence MSLFYTVIVCLVASVCGADPRKTFNISQVSSVDPTRYHALRLFNNDHPNHLRPALKKCPQSNYMFPVKIFSTEEPFFCPAVFVSADSLLASALCLKQMQPSDDHPSSHMFVIMEEEQVFFYENGRRYVSKIFYHPKLDDQPAYYNMAIVKLRNSIRDTVSANGQSMIACLWSEPKLRSDQLYLGEWFRYQPEQNAAFRWLELPTVTRKECREELANAKTAVQELDRGVTESQVCVKDRQNRTLIDFCEARSSGPLFMVLGNTVYVVGMPTVHIDDCNVQVEVFNRVASFLDWIEAIVWPRLESTMP